The Pygocentrus nattereri isolate fPygNat1 chromosome 17, fPygNat1.pri, whole genome shotgun sequence genome window below encodes:
- the zgc:162193 gene encoding TRPM8 channel-associated factor homolog yields the protein MKGKNLKDDLEFLLQGVADFDIQGKALPSDIFTHGSSAFPIGLTPDGKIFLAGACYRQGRVIVAGHETYLGSELLSTFMINAVEWLDKGRKGVIGVLPELKDAYRLLSKSGLQCQLTGFKEDLSVFVCTSYNDAQCKEIQEFVGGGGGLLIGGQAWSWAFKNPDLNVMTECPGNHVLGKMGLCLLGKTVEAGFYKAPHVFQDDIEFLLQGVSEFDIQGKAVPSEVLVHGSLAFPIGLTPDRKAFLAGTYFGQGRVIVASHEIYLSHESLSTFMINAVQWLDKRRNGLIGVLPELKEAYYLLNKSGLQCQLTGFRKDLSVFVCTSYSDAQCKAIQEFVAGGGGLLIGGQAWQWAQGNPERDVKIDCPGNRILGKMGLYLLGSTMKAGLYKAPRLFNYALEFLLQGVSELDIQGKAVPSEILVHGPSAFPIGFTTDEKAFLAGAYYGKGRVIVASHETYLSRESLSTFMINAVYWLDKKPNGVIGVVPELKEVYSLLNKSGLQCQLSGFKEDLSVFVCTSYSDGQSKEIQEFVAGGGGLLIGGQAWSWAHSNPGRNVKIDFPGNHILDRMGLCVLDKTLTVDVYKAPQVNQHGINSTQMYNFQDLLQHFAQHVLQGKKLEDYKQPFLKKLGNDCVSYLCLQAYNYDMYKSVVVLLTDMIKAGFPQVSPTCPVESAKDHLLLQVGIELFRLSEDTSELLSYLITDIPDLPSVSNARVWISASTADDEEWISTGLYLSPGMKTKITVPRTIVDKGWQVQIGCQTDDLCKLDKLKRAPVVYVRFPLKKENLHVWNLWGGLIYLIAPPRSTAHKMEVVIQTAIKAPYYKSGETSVSDWVAKIRKAPAPWAELEFENLIITLPSEMIGQLDRPDKVATLWDSIMRGVADLAAKPAKFSRKERFVADVQISAGLMHSGYPIMMKTQSATHLVNPYVAGKSDFWGPLHELGHNQQCSDWEFQPHTCECTCNLWPVYTHEVVLRVNRENAHVGLTADKRLSRIKKYITEGRRLENWNSWTALETYLQLQEKFGWDAFKKVFATYHDMKNIPKDNSGKMNLYAETFSKVVGKNIVPFFKAWGWPIQPSTEEKLSSLPKWTDHPLVQYE from the exons AT GAAAGGCAAAAATCTCAAAGATGACCTGGAATTCCTTTTACAAGGAGTAGCTGATTTTGACATCCAAGGCAAGGCTCTACCATCTGACATATTCACGCATGGATCATCAGCATTTCCTATTGGATTGACCCCAGATGGAAAGATATTCCTTGCTGGAGCGTGCTATAGACAGGGCCGAGTAATTGTTGCTGGCCATGAAACCTACCTAGGTAGTGAGTTATTGTCCACTTTCATGATCAATGCTGTGGAATGGCTTGATAAAGGACGAAAAGGAGTTATTGGTGTGTTACCTGAACTTAAAGATGCATATAGGCTTCTGAGCAAGTCAGGACTACAGTGTCAGTTGACTGGGTTTAAGGAAGACCTGAGTGTCTTTGTCTGCACCTCTTACAACGATGCTCAGTGTAAAGAGATCCAGGAATTTGTTGGTGGGGGTGGTGGTCTCTTGATAGGTGGACAGGCTTGGTCGTGGGCTTTTAAAAATCCTGACCTCAATGTGATGACTGAATGCCCTGGAAACCATGTTCTTGGAAAAATGGGGTTGTGCCTCTTAGGTAAAACTGTAGAGGCTGGGTTTTACAAGGCTCCACATGTTTTCCAAGATGACATAGAATTCCTTTTACAAGGCGTATCTGAGTTTGACATCCAAGGCAAGGCTGTACCATCTGAGGTTTTGGTGCATGGTTCTTTAGCGTTCCCTATCGGACTCACTCCAGACAGAAAGGCATTCCTAGCTGGAACATATTTTGGACAGGGACGAGTTATTGTGGCCAGCCATGAAATTTACCTAAGCCATGAATCACTGTCCACCTTCATGATCAATGCTGTTCAGTGGCTTGATAAAAGGCGTAATGGGCTTATCGGAGTATTACCTGAACTTAAAGAGGCCTACTACTTGCTAAACAAATCAGGGCTACAGTGTCAGTTGACTGGCTTTAGGAAAGATCTGAGCGTCTTCGTCTGTACATCATACAGTGATGCTCAGTGTAAAGCGATCCAGGAGTTtgttgctggtggtggtggtcttCTGATTGGTGGACAAGCTTGGCAGTGGGCCCAGGGCAACCCTGAACGTGATGTGAAGATAGATTGCCCTGGAAATCGCATCTTGGGCAAGATGGGATTGTATCTCCTTGGTTCAACCATGAAAGCTGGGCTGTACAAGGCCCCACGGCTTTTCAACTATGCCCTAGAATTCCTTTTACAAGGAGTTTCTGAATTAGATATCCAAGGCAAGGCTGTACCATCTGAGATATTGGTGCATGGTCCTTCAGCATTTCCTATCGGATTCACCACAGATGAAAAGGCATTTCTTGCTGGGGCATACTATGGAAAGGGACGTGTAATTGTGGCCAGCCATGAAACATACTTAAGCCGCGAGTCCTTGTCCACATTCATGATCAATGCTGTCTACTGGCTTGATAAAAAACCCAATGGGGTTATTGGAGTTGTACCTGAACTTAAGGAGGTCTACAGCCTGCTGAATAAGTCAGGACTACAGTGTCAGTTGTCTGGGTTTAAGGAAGACCTAAGTGTCTTTGTCTGCACCTCATACAGTGATGGTCAGTCTAAAGAGATCCAGGAGTTtgttgctggtggtggtggtcttCTGATAGGTGGACAAGCTTGGTCGTGGGCCCATTCCAACCCTGGCCGTAATGTGAAGATAGATTTTCCTGGTAATCACATCCTTGATAGAATGGGTCTGTGTGTCTTGGATAAAACTCTCACTGTTGATGTGTACAAGGCTCCACAGGTGAACCAACATGGCATTAACTCTACACAGATGTATAATTTCCAGGATTTGTTGCAGCATTTTGCTCAACATGTGCTTCAGGGCAAGAAGCTGGAAGATTATAAACAGCCGTTTCTGAAGAAGCTTGGCAATGACTGTGTCAGTTATCTTTGTTTGCAGGCATACAACTATGACATGTACAAGTCAGTAGTTGTACTCCTCACAGACATGATAAAGGCAGGGTTTCCACAGGTCTCTCCTACATGTCCTGTAGAAAGTGCAAAGGATCACCTGCTActccaggtggggattgaattGTTCAGGCTCTCTGAAGACACCAGTGAACTTCTATCATACCTCATCACAGACATACCTGATCTGCCATCTGTATCCAATGCAAGAGTCTGGATCAGTGCTagcacagcag atgaTGAAGAATGGATAAGCACAGGCCTCTATCTTTCTCCAGGAATGAAGACTAAAATTACAGTGCCCAGGACAATTGTAGACAAGGGTTGGCAG GTGCAGATCGGCTGTCAAACAGACGACTTATGCAAGCTAGATAAACTGAAACGAGCTCCAGTGGTCTATGTGCGCTTCCCTTTGAAAAAAGAGAATCTGCACGTTTGGAATCTGTGGGGAGGACTCATATACCTGATCGCACCTCCTAGAAGTACAGCACATAAGATGGAGGTTGTCATACAGACAGCCATAAAAGCACCGTACTACAAGTCTG GAGAGACGAGCGTATCTGACTGGGTAGCTAAGATCCGTAAAGCACCAGCACCTTGGGCAGAGCTGGAGTTTGAGAATCTCATCATCACCTTGCCATCAGAGATGATAGGGCAATTGGATCGTCCAGACAAAGTGGCCACTCTCTGGGATTCCATAATGAGGGGCGTAGCTGATTTGGCCGCTAAGCCTGCAAAGTTTTCTCGCAAGGAACGCTTCGTTGCTGATGTTCAGATCTCGGCTG GCTTAATGCATTCAGGTTACCCCATTATGATGAAGACTCAGAGTGCCACACACTTGGTGAACCCATATGTTGCTGGTAAAAGTGATTTTTGGGGACCTCTTCACGAACTGGGTCATAATCAGCAATGCTCAGACTGGGAGTTCCAGCCACATACTTGCGAGTGCACCTGTAACCTCTGGCCCGTGTACACACATGAGGTGGTGCTGCGTGTGAACAGGGAAAATGCTCACGTGGGCCTGACAGCGGATAAACGATTGAGCCGAATAAAGAAATACATCACAGAAGGCAGGCGTCTGGAGAACTGGAATAGCTGGACAGCACTGGAGACTTACTTGCAG